A portion of the Oncorhynchus masou masou isolate Uvic2021 chromosome 11, UVic_Omas_1.1, whole genome shotgun sequence genome contains these proteins:
- the tmem150c gene encoding transmembrane protein 150C, giving the protein MRKCSPWTFLPIMYSLFTAAGLWVVYFIAVEDEKITPLSSEYKRSGTKSPPYISIAGNAPPASCVFSQVMNLAAFVGFIIGVLRYLQLKPRVHKPWLNIGSLVALSLACFGMTLVGNFQLSNDEELHNIGTSMTFGLGTLFCWVQSVITLKVNLRNEGRKAGIPRFLLSGAVTACMLLYFALMAQRLHMHAARAQWALVMFFLGFLATFAIEFRHYHFEIVCTDDRDPPLSLSETFSEVSEYQSDQL; this is encoded by the exons ATGAGGAAGTGCAGTCCCTGGACGTTTCTCCCTATCATGTACTCTCTCTTCACAGCCGCTGGACTCTGGGTTGT GTATTTTATAGCTGTTGAAGATGAGAAGATAACACCCCTGAGTTCAGAATACAA GCGATCTGGAACTAAATCCCCTCCATATATAAG CATTGCAGGCAATGCTCCCCCAGCCAGCTGTGTTTTTAGCCAGGTCATGAACCTAGCTGCCTTCGTAG GGTTCATCATTGGTGTCCTCAGATACCTGCAGCTGAAGCCCCGGGTCCATAAACCCTGGCTCAATATTGGCAGTCTGGTGGCCCTGTCCCTGGCCTGCTTCGGCATGACCTTGGTGGGAAACTTCCAG CTGTCAAATGACGAGGAGCTCCACAACATTGGGACGTCCATGACGTTTGGCCTGGGGACGTTGTTCTGCTGGGTGCAATCTGTCATCACCCTGAAGGTCAACCTGAGGAACGAGGGCCGGAAGGCGGGCATCCCTCGCTTCCTACTGTCAGGGGCTGTCACCGCCTGCATGCTGCTCT ACTTTGCCCTGATGGCGCAACGTCTTCACATGCACGCGGCGCGGGCGCAATGGGCGCTGGTCATGTTCTTCCTGGGCTTCCTCGCCACCTTTGCCATCGAGTTCAGACACTACCACTTCGAGATTGTCTGCACCGACGACCGCGATccacctctcagcctctcagaaACCTTCTCTGAGGTGTCAGAGTACCAGTCGGACCAACTATAG
- the enoph1 gene encoding enolase-phosphatase E1 isoform X1 has product MASVSIPENTTALLLDIEGTTTPITFVKDILFPYIKDHLEEYLSAHWEEDECKQDVHLLKKQVEEDLRLHRACAQHSLDQSGHTDEEKAIREVVDNVLWQMASDRKSTALKQLQGHMWRAAYAAGRIKGEVYQDVVPSIRRWRRQGLKVYIYSSGSVEAQKLLFGYSVEGDVLDLFDGHFDTNIGTKVESKSYVRIAERMGCPPEEIMFLTDVTREAKAAEDAGVNVAVVVRPGNMELTEEERSHYNLITTFSQLEVNGSA; this is encoded by the exons ATGGCCAGTGTTTCAATCCCTGAAAACACTACCGCACTTTTGCTGGATATTGAAGGAACTACGACACCAATAACGTTTGTAAAG GACATTTTATTCCCATACATCAAAGATCATCTCGAGGAGTATCTGTCGGCGCACTGGGAAGAAGATGAATGCAAACAAGACGTGCATCTCCTTAAGAAACAG GTTGAGGAGGACCTGCGTCTGCACCGGGCTTGTGCGCAGCACTCCCTGGACCAGTCTGGGCACACGGACGAGGAGAAAGCCATCAGGGAGGTGGTGGACAACGTGCTGTGGCAGATGGCTTCGGACAGGAAGTCCACGGCTCTGAAACAGCTGCAGGGACACATGTGGAGGGCGGCCTACGCTGCCGGGAGAATCAAAGGCGA gGTGTACCAGGACGTGGTTCCATCCATCAGGAGGTGGAGACGGCAGGGCCTGAAGGTTTATATCTACTCCTCTGGCAGTGTGGAGGCTCAGAAACTACTGTTTGGATACTCTGTAGAGGGAGACGTACTAGAT cTATTTGATGGCCACTTCGACACCAACATAGGCACTAAAGTAGAAAGCAAAAGCTATGTGAGGATTGCAGAGAGAATGGGCTGCCCACCTGAAGAAATCATGTTCCTGACAGATGTCACACGAG AGGCCAAGGCAGCGGAGGATGCTGGTGTGAACGTGGCTGTAGTGGTGCGGCCAGGGAACATggagttgacagaggaagaaaggTCTCACTATAACCTCATTACAACCTTCAGCCAACTGGAAGTGAATGGCAGCGCTTAA
- the enoph1 gene encoding enolase-phosphatase E1 isoform X2 has protein sequence MKSPLAGTNKDILFPYIKDHLEEYLSAHWEEDECKQDVHLLKKQVEEDLRLHRACAQHSLDQSGHTDEEKAIREVVDNVLWQMASDRKSTALKQLQGHMWRAAYAAGRIKGEVYQDVVPSIRRWRRQGLKVYIYSSGSVEAQKLLFGYSVEGDVLDLFDGHFDTNIGTKVESKSYVRIAERMGCPPEEIMFLTDVTREAKAAEDAGVNVAVVVRPGNMELTEEERSHYNLITTFSQLEVNGSA, from the exons ATGAAGTCCCCGCTGGCAGGTACAAACAAG GACATTTTATTCCCATACATCAAAGATCATCTCGAGGAGTATCTGTCGGCGCACTGGGAAGAAGATGAATGCAAACAAGACGTGCATCTCCTTAAGAAACAG GTTGAGGAGGACCTGCGTCTGCACCGGGCTTGTGCGCAGCACTCCCTGGACCAGTCTGGGCACACGGACGAGGAGAAAGCCATCAGGGAGGTGGTGGACAACGTGCTGTGGCAGATGGCTTCGGACAGGAAGTCCACGGCTCTGAAACAGCTGCAGGGACACATGTGGAGGGCGGCCTACGCTGCCGGGAGAATCAAAGGCGA gGTGTACCAGGACGTGGTTCCATCCATCAGGAGGTGGAGACGGCAGGGCCTGAAGGTTTATATCTACTCCTCTGGCAGTGTGGAGGCTCAGAAACTACTGTTTGGATACTCTGTAGAGGGAGACGTACTAGAT cTATTTGATGGCCACTTCGACACCAACATAGGCACTAAAGTAGAAAGCAAAAGCTATGTGAGGATTGCAGAGAGAATGGGCTGCCCACCTGAAGAAATCATGTTCCTGACAGATGTCACACGAG AGGCCAAGGCAGCGGAGGATGCTGGTGTGAACGTGGCTGTAGTGGTGCGGCCAGGGAACATggagttgacagaggaagaaaggTCTCACTATAACCTCATTACAACCTTCAGCCAACTGGAAGTGAATGGCAGCGCTTAA
- the LOC135548222 gene encoding heterogeneous nuclear ribonucleoprotein D-like, which produces METEGQVDFSTDEFPEGSKINASKNQQDDGKMFIGGLSWDTSKTDLTDYLSKFGEVLDCTIKTDLMTGRSRGFGFVLFRDSESVDRVLELKEHKLDGKLIDPKRAKAMKGKEPPKKVFVGGLSPDTPEEEIREYFGAFGDIDSIELPMDTKTNERRGFCFVTYCEETPVQKLLECRYHQVGSGKCEIKVAQPKEVYRQQQQHRGERGGYEGGRGGGGYRGRGRGGQSNYNQGYNGYYSQNYGSYGNGYNQGYNGYAGYDYSGYNYNSYGYGQGYDDYNGQQSSYGKASREVTTHQNNYQPY; this is translated from the exons ATGGAGACCGAAGGCCAGGTTGACTTCAGTACAGACGAGTTTCCAGAGGGCTCCAAGATAAATGCAAGCAAAAACCAGCAGGACGACGG CAAGATGTTCATTGGAGGGCTCAGTTGGGACACCAGCAAAACAGACCTCACGGATTACCTGTCGAAGTTTGGAGAGGTTCTGGACTGCACCATCAAAACAGACCTGATGACGGGCCGGTCCCGGGGCTTCGGCTTTGTTCTCTTCAGAGACTCAGAGAGTGTAGACCGG GTGTTGGAACTGAAGGAGCACAAGCTGGACGGGAAGCTGATCGATCCAAAGAGGGCCAAAGCCATGAAGGGGAAGGAACCGCCCAAGAAGGTGTTTGTTGGAGGCCTCAGCCCAGATACCCCAGAGGAGGAAATCAGAGAATACTTTGGCGCTTTTGGAGAT ATTGACAGCATCGAGCTTCCCATGGACACCAAAACCAACGAGCGACGTGGGTTTTGCTTCGTGACCTACTGTGAGGAGACTCCTGTTCAAAAGCTGTTGGAGTGCAGATACCACCAAGTTGGGAGTGGAAAG TGTGAAATCAAAGTGGCCCAGCCCAAAGAAGTGTATagacagcagcaacaacacagAGGAGAGCGGGGAGGCTacgaaggagggagaggaggtggcggaTACAGGGGCCGGGGACGAGGAG GTCAGAGTAACTACAACCAAGGTTACAACGGCTACTACAGCCAGAACTATGGTAGCTACGGCAATGGATACAACCAGGGCTACAATGGCTACGCGGGCTATGACTACTCTGGCTACAACTATAATAGTTATGGTTATGGACAGGGATACGACGACTACAATG GCCAGCAGAGCAGCTATGGGAAGGCCTCTCGAGAGGTCACAACCCACCAGAACAACTACCAGCCTTACTGA